One region of Chryseobacterium muglaense genomic DNA includes:
- the mscL gene encoding large conductance mechanosensitive channel protein MscL, which translates to MGFIKEFKEFAVKGNAFDLAVGVIIGGAFGKIVTSMIDDLIMPIVAAIVGKPDFSSIYFAIGKGAENIPAGSTLAKAKELAPDAAIFAYGNFITVAINFILLALVVFMLVKTINRMRKTEAETPAEPAAPTTTEQLLSEIRDELKKK; encoded by the coding sequence ATGGGATTTATTAAAGAATTTAAAGAATTTGCCGTTAAAGGGAATGCTTTTGATTTGGCAGTCGGTGTAATCATCGGTGGTGCTTTCGGAAAAATCGTAACGAGTATGATTGATGATTTAATCATGCCTATCGTTGCTGCAATCGTAGGAAAACCAGACTTTAGCAGTATTTATTTCGCGATAGGAAAAGGTGCCGAAAATATTCCAGCAGGATCAACTTTGGCAAAAGCAAAAGAACTTGCTCCAGACGCGGCAATTTTTGCTTATGGAAATTTCATTACAGTGGCGATTAATTTCATCCTTCTTGCATTGGTTGTTTTCATGCTTGTAAAAACAATCAACAGAATGAGAAAAACGGAAGCTGAAACTCCGGCAGAACCTGCTGCACCAACAACTACAGAGCAATTACTTTCTGAAATTCGCGATGAATTGAAAAAGAAATAA
- the yidD gene encoding membrane protein insertion efficiency factor YidD: protein MKLSFNKIITSPLVILIKFYQWFISPLLPKNCRYEPTCSHYMVESLQVHGIFKGFWLGVKRISKCHPWGGSGYDPVPPKK from the coding sequence TTGAAACTTTCATTTAACAAAATCATCACTTCACCTTTGGTAATTCTCATCAAATTTTACCAATGGTTTATTTCGCCCTTACTTCCCAAGAATTGTCGATACGAACCTACCTGTTCACATTATATGGTAGAATCTCTGCAAGTTCACGGTATTTTTAAAGGATTTTGGCTGGGCGTAAAAAGAATTTCAAAATGTCATCCTTGGGGTGGAAGCGGCTATGATCCTGTTCCACCAAAAAAATAA
- a CDS encoding NAD(P)H-hydrate dehydratase, protein MKIFTVENIRLADQYTIQNEPISSVQLMERASSLCTEWIFSNCKHHTKFAIFCGNGNNGGDGFAIARMLYLKGFDVDVFVDKEQLKFSDDALINYKRLKDISGISLRDFNETSKYNFDEKTAIIDALFGTGLSRNPEGIFKEVIEVLNSKSNPKISIDIPSGLFADQMNDENSTIFKADYTLTFQFWKKSFLHPETGSFTGKVIVLDINLAQEFIENTQINDFVIDDKVIQNIFKVRQNFAHKGTYGKSIIVGGSYGKIGAVVLATKSALKTGSGLTFVLAPNCGYEILQTSVPEAMFMDGGENFINQIEAVESTVYGIGPGLGKEKETEKAVLEFLKNHQAPLILDADALNIISKDKSYLKLIPKKSIITPHPKEFERLFGTTENSFERLDLARTKAKELGIYIVLKDHHTQVVTPEGKVFYNITGNSGLAKGGSGDILTGIITSLLAQKYSEEKSAILGVWLHGKAADFASEKYSKEAMQPTDVINEIGNVFLYLNKKATTQL, encoded by the coding sequence ATGAAAATTTTTACTGTAGAAAATATCAGATTGGCCGATCAATATACGATTCAGAATGAGCCGATTTCGTCTGTTCAATTGATGGAAAGAGCTTCTTCGCTCTGTACAGAATGGATTTTTTCAAATTGTAAACATCATACAAAATTTGCAATATTTTGCGGAAACGGAAATAATGGCGGTGATGGTTTTGCAATTGCAAGAATGTTGTATTTAAAAGGTTTTGATGTTGATGTTTTTGTCGATAAAGAGCAGTTGAAATTTTCTGATGATGCTTTAATTAATTATAAAAGACTGAAAGATATTTCCGGAATTTCATTGAGAGACTTTAATGAAACTTCAAAATACAATTTTGATGAAAAAACAGCAATCATCGATGCACTTTTCGGAACAGGATTATCAAGAAATCCTGAAGGAATCTTTAAAGAGGTAATCGAAGTTTTAAACTCAAAAAGCAATCCTAAAATTTCAATTGATATTCCGTCGGGACTGTTTGCTGATCAGATGAATGATGAAAATTCAACCATATTTAAAGCTGATTACACATTGACTTTTCAGTTTTGGAAAAAAAGTTTTCTTCATCCTGAAACCGGAAGCTTTACTGGAAAAGTAATTGTTTTAGATATCAATTTAGCTCAGGAATTTATAGAAAATACTCAAATCAATGATTTTGTAATTGATGATAAAGTTATTCAAAATATCTTTAAAGTAAGACAAAATTTTGCCCACAAAGGAACTTATGGTAAATCAATTATAGTAGGCGGAAGTTACGGAAAAATCGGAGCTGTAGTTTTAGCTACAAAATCTGCTTTAAAAACGGGTTCAGGGTTAACGTTTGTTTTGGCTCCCAATTGTGGTTATGAAATTTTACAGACAAGTGTTCCCGAAGCAATGTTTATGGATGGTGGTGAGAATTTTATCAATCAAATTGAAGCAGTGGAAAGTACTGTTTATGGGATTGGTCCTGGCTTAGGTAAAGAAAAAGAAACGGAAAAAGCTGTGCTGGAATTTCTTAAAAATCATCAGGCACCTTTAATTTTGGATGCAGATGCTTTAAATATTATTTCTAAAGATAAGAGTTATTTAAAATTAATTCCAAAAAAATCAATTATTACGCCGCATCCTAAAGAATTTGAAAGACTTTTCGGAACAACTGAAAATTCATTTGAAAGGTTAGATTTAGCCAGAACAAAAGCAAAAGAATTGGGGATTTATATTGTTTTGAAAGATCACCATACGCAAGTGGTAACTCCAGAAGGAAAAGTTTTCTACAATATCACCGGAAATTCAGGCTTGGCAAAAGGTGGAAGTGGAGACATTCTTACCGGAATAATCACCTCTCTTTTAGCACAAAAATATTCTGAAGAAAAATCTGCTATTTTAGGAGTCTGGCTTCACGGAAAAGCTGCAGATTTTGCTTCCGAAAAATACTCGAAAGAAGCGATGCAGCCTACAGATGTGATTAATGAAATTGGAAATGTGTTTCTGTATTTAAATAAAAAAGCCACAACTCAGTTGTGA
- the lgt gene encoding prolipoprotein diacylglyceryl transferase — protein sequence MWDITPGIQLGPVTLHFYSLMFIFAFGIGYVLMTKMYQTDNVNLKYVEPIFTWTLIGTILGARMGHVIFYQPELFKEDFWSVFLPISTKNGFKFTGFSGLASHGATIAVILTTLYYSFKIIKKNPFWVYDRLGIVVAIGGAFVRMGNFFNSEIIGKPVDPSSPFAILFPQQSSEYGVTVPRYPTQLFEAVGYVLLFILLWTLYRKTDKKYQQGWLFGLFFIILWAIRFFVEFLKEPQGDEFISFAGLNTGQILSIPFMIAGFIIMLYSKNLKITEAENAKPE from the coding sequence ATTTGGGATATTACTCCCGGAATTCAATTGGGACCTGTTACACTGCATTTTTATAGTTTGATGTTTATTTTTGCGTTCGGAATAGGATATGTTTTAATGACAAAAATGTATCAAACTGATAATGTAAACCTAAAATATGTAGAGCCTATTTTTACCTGGACTTTAATCGGTACCATTTTGGGAGCAAGAATGGGGCACGTTATTTTTTATCAGCCTGAATTATTTAAAGAAGATTTCTGGAGTGTTTTCTTACCAATAAGTACAAAAAACGGTTTTAAATTCACAGGTTTTTCCGGATTGGCAAGTCACGGAGCTACAATTGCCGTGATTTTAACAACACTTTATTATTCATTTAAAATCATCAAGAAAAATCCGTTTTGGGTGTATGACAGATTAGGAATTGTAGTTGCTATTGGCGGAGCTTTTGTAAGAATGGGGAATTTCTTCAACTCTGAGATCATTGGTAAACCAGTTGATCCTAGTTCACCATTTGCAATCCTTTTTCCACAACAGAGCAGTGAATACGGTGTAACTGTTCCACGTTATCCTACTCAGTTATTTGAAGCAGTAGGTTATGTCTTATTGTTTATTTTACTTTGGACTTTATACAGAAAAACGGACAAAAAATATCAGCAAGGATGGTTATTTGGTTTATTCTTTATCATTTTATGGGCAATCAGATTCTTTGTAGAATTTTTGAAAGAGCCTCAAGGTGATGAGTTTATTTCTTTTGCAGGATTAAATACCGGACAGATTTTATCAATTCCGTTTATGATTGCAGGATTTATCATTATGCTATATTCTAAAAATTTAAAAATTACAGAAGCTGAAAACGCTAAACCTGAATAA